A DNA window from Fragaria vesca subsp. vesca linkage group LG3, FraVesHawaii_1.0, whole genome shotgun sequence contains the following coding sequences:
- the LOC101305345 gene encoding purple acid phosphatase 18-like: METTKLFLPLLLLISVALTVIAGEYVRPPPRKDLQFPWDPKPSSQPQQVHISLAGDKHMRVTWVTSDKSAPSIVEYGTSSGKYSSVAQGESTSYSYMIYKSGLIHHTVIGPLEHDTVYFYKCGGQGPEFQLKTPAAQFPITFAVAGDLGQTEWTKSTLDHIDQCKYDVHLLPGDLSYADYVQSRWDTFGKLVQPLASARPWMVTQGNHEKESIPFFKDGFVSYNSRWKMPSKESGSSSNLYYSFEVAGAHIIMLGSYTDYDEYSDQYRWLKADLSRVDRQKTPWLLVLFHVPWYNSNKAHQGEGDSMMSAMEPLLYAASADIVFSGHVHAYERSKRVNSGKSDPCGAVHITIGDGGNREGLAQRYVHPSPEWSVFREASFGHGELKIVNSTHAFWTWHRNDDDEPVRSDQVWMTSLVSSVCIAEKRHELRKILMSP, translated from the exons ATGGAAACAACCAAGCTGTTTTTACCACTTTTGTTGTTAATCTCGGTGGCCTTGACAGTCATCGCAGGTGAGTATGTCCGGCCTCCGCCACGCAAAGACCTCCAATTCCCATGGGACCCGAAACCCTCTTCCCAACCCCAACAG GTGCACATCTCTTTGGCAGGAGACAAGCACATGCGAGTGACGTGGGTCACAAGTGATAAATCTGCTCCTTCAATTGTTGAATATGGAACATCATCAGGGAAATACAGCTCCGTAGCTCAAGGAGAAAGCACTTCGTATAGTTATATGATTTATAAGTCTGGACTGATACACCACACTGTCATTGGTCCTCTTGAACATGATACAGTTTACTTCTACAAATGTGGAGGACAAGGTCCTGAGTTTCAGCTCAAGACCCCTGCAGCTCAATTCCCAATTACTTTTGCTGTGGCAGGAGATCTTGGTCAAACTGAATGGACAAAGTCAACCCTAGATCACATCGACCAGTGCAAGTATGATGTGCATCTCCTTCCTGGAGACCTTTCATATGCTGATTATGTGCAGTCTCGGTGGGATACTTTTGGCAAGCTGGTACAGCCACTTGCAAGTGCAAGGCCATGGATGGTAACACAGGGAAACCATGAAAAGGAGAGCATACCATTCTTTAAGGATGGGTTTGTATCCTATAATTCTAGGTGGAAAATGCCGTCTAAAGAGAGCGGATCAAGCTCAAATCTTTATTACTCCTTCGAAGTTGCAGGTGCTCATATTATCATGCTTGGCTCGTATACTGATTATGATGAATATTCAGATCAATACAGGTGGTTAAAG GCTGATCTTTCAAGGGTAGACCGACAAAAAACCCCTTGGTTGCTTGTGCTATTTCATGTTCCCTGGTATAATAGTAACAAGGCTCATCAAGGTGAAGGGGACAGCATGATGTCAGCAATGGAGCCATTACTTTATGCTGCTAGTGCTGATATAGTGTTTTCTGGTCATGTTCATGCTTATGAACGCTCG AAACGTGTTAACAGTGGAAAATCAGATCCATGCGGTGCAGTCCACATTACTATTGGTGATGGAGGAAATAGAGAAGGTTTAGCTCAAAG GTATGTGCACCCATCACCTGAGTGGTCAGTTTTCCGGGAAGCAAGTTTTGGTCATGGTGAGCTAAAGATAGTCAATTCAACCCATGCCTTTTGGACCTGGCATAGGAATGACGATGATGAGCCTGTAAGGTCTGATCAGGTCTGGATGACCTCCTTGGTCAGTTCAGTATGCATTGCTGAAAAGAGACATGAGCTGAGGAAGATACTCATGTCACCATAG
- the LOC101298004 gene encoding CRS2-associated factor 2, mitochondrial-like: MLKLLSSSHKTPTLNPHKPLLFLSRLLTQFSHLPSDYDPPFSPTSKPQTPKNITTQNADPKKDPTHQPLKSDLPFDFSYSYSEIPSAEPISFRESPKFSPFGPGRLDRKWTGTAAPAQQEPDLNQLAEQRKRVLGDPLTEEEVAELVERYRHSDCSRQINLGKGGVTHNMLDDIHNHWKRAEAVRIKCLGVPTLDMDNVCFHLEDKSGGAIIYRHINVLILYRGRNYDPKNRPVIPVMLWKPYPPIYPKLVKNVADGLTFEETKELRNRGLNSLPIMKLTRNGVYVNVVESVKEAFMTEEVVRLDCTHVGTSDCKRIGAKLRDLVPCIPILFKDEQIILWRGKQDHEQDSQVQ, from the exons ATGCTCAAGCTTCTCTCCTCATCTCACAAAACCCCAACCCTAAACCCTCACAAACCCCTCCTCTTCCTCTCCCGCCTCCTTACCCAATTCTCCCACCTTCCCTCCGATTACGACCCGCCGTTTTCTCCAACTTCCAAACCCCAAACCCCCAAAAACATTACGACCCAGAATGCTGACCCGAAAAAGGACCCGACCCACCAGCCTCTCAAATCGGACCTTCCCTTCGACTTCAGCTACTCCTACTCCGAGATCCCGTCGGCGGAACCCATTTCCTTCCGGGAGTCGCCAAAGTTCTCTCCTTTCGGGCCGGGTCGGCTCGATAGGAAATGGACCGGGACGGCTGCCCCGGCCCAACAAGAACCGGACTTGAACCAGCTGGCGGAGCAGAGAAAACGGGTTCTCGGTGACCCGCTTACGGAGGAGGAGGTGGCTGAGCTGGTGGAACGGTACCGGCATAGCGATTGCTCCCGCCAAATTAATCTGG GGAAGGGAGGAGTTACTCATAACATGTTAGATGATATCCACAACCATTGGAAGCGAGCTGAGGCTGTGAGGATCAAGTGTTTGGGGGTGCCAACTCTTGATATGGACAATGTTTGCTTCCACCTTGAG GACAAGTCTGGAGGGGCGATTATTTACCGGCATATAAATGTTCTTATTTTATACCGCGGTCGAAATTATGATCCGAAAAATCGGCCAGTAATACCTGTGATGCTTTGGAAGCCGTATCCTCCGATATATCCAAAGCTTGTGAAGAATGTTGCTGATGGCTTGACATTTGAAGAGACGAAGGAGTTACGTAACAGAGGACTAAATTCCCTCCCTATCATGAAACTTA CTAGAAATGGTGTGTATGTGAATGTTGTAGAAAGTGTAAAGGAGGCGTTCATGACTGAAGAGGTAGTGAGACTAGATTGCACTCATGTTGGTACCAGTGATTGCAAAAGAATAGGCGCGAAATTGAGG GACCTTGTACCTTGCATTCCCATTTTGTTCAAAGACGAGCAGATCATACTGTGGAGGGGGAAACAAGATCATGAACAAGACTCCCAAGTTCAGTGA